A genomic stretch from Oreochromis niloticus isolate F11D_XX linkage group LG11, O_niloticus_UMD_NMBU, whole genome shotgun sequence includes:
- the tmem158 gene encoding transmembrane protein 158, which yields MLNNSSTLLLALTAVAALLPRCQGWSDEDLLLPPINSSNRFLANLEVDVRFSKRSVEESDASPDASSMQSLSQCNVSVQRLLPTSLVARWDSSFGFQCDVIIYTTNNHGRAFFAASFNRVISPVVIEHLGVTGGQQELRLCVGCGMSRYRRFGQGRSRGQQTGDQVTFCCVDFSLDELKGDKSWRLNRKPIESTLVACFMTLVIIVWSVAALIWPVPIIAGFLPNGMEQRRPR from the coding sequence ATGCTGAACAACTCTTCGACTCTCCTGCTGGCTCTGACCGCGGTGGCCGCACTTCTCCCGCGATGTCAAGGCTGGAGCGACGAGGACCTCCTCCTGCCGCCCATCAACTCCTCCAACAGGTTCCTGGCGAACCTGGAGGTGGACGTGCGCTTCTCCAAAAGGTCTGTGGAAGAGAGCGACGCCTCGCCCGACGCCTCCTCCATGCAGAGTCTGTCCCAGTGCAACGTGAGCGTCCAGAGACTCCTGCCCACGTCGCTGGTGGCCCGCTGGGACAGCAGCTTCGGCTTCCAGTGTGATGTTATCATCtacaccaccaacaaccacgGCAGGGCTTTTTTCGCCGCGTCTTTCAACAGGGTGATCTCGCCCGTTGTCATCGAGCACCTCGGGGTCACCGGGGGTCAGCAGGAGTTGCGCTTGTGCGTGGGCTGCGGGATGTCCCGGTACCGGAGGTTCGGTCAGGGTAGGTCGAGGGGCCAGCAGACCGGGGATCAAGTCACTTTCTGCTGCGTGGATTTCAGCCTCGACGAGCTGAAGGGGGACAAAAGTTGGAGGCTGAACAGAAAACCCATCGAGTCGACACTTGTGGCTTGTTTTATGACTCTGGTTATCATTGTGTGGAGTGTTGCTGCTCTCATATGGCCAGTGCCGATCATTGCAGGATTTCTGCCTAATGGGATGGAGCAGAGGAGACCGAGATAA